A window of Dickeya zeae NCPPB 2538 contains these coding sequences:
- the rcsB gene encoding response regulator transcription factor RcsB: protein MSNLNVIIADDHPIVLFGIKKSLEQIEWINVVGEFEDSTALINNLPKLDANVLITDLSMPGDKYGDGITLIKYIKRHFPHLSIIVLTMNNNPAILSAVLELDIEGIVLKQGAPTDLPKALAALQKGKKFTPESVSKVLEKISASGYGDKRLSPKESEVLRLFAEGFLVTEIARKLNRSIKTISSQKKSAMTKLGVDNDIALLNYLSSVGVSPSDKE from the coding sequence ATGAGCAATCTAAACGTAATTATCGCAGACGACCATCCTATTGTTTTGTTCGGCATTAAAAAATCGCTGGAGCAAATCGAATGGATTAACGTCGTGGGTGAATTCGAAGACTCGACAGCCCTGATTAATAATCTTCCCAAACTGGACGCCAACGTCCTGATCACCGATTTATCCATGCCTGGCGATAAGTACGGTGACGGCATTACCTTAATCAAATATATCAAGCGCCACTTCCCCCATTTGTCCATCATCGTGCTGACCATGAACAACAACCCGGCGATTCTCAGTGCCGTATTGGAGTTGGACATCGAAGGGATAGTGTTGAAACAAGGGGCACCGACTGACCTGCCCAAAGCCCTGGCCGCGTTACAAAAAGGCAAAAAATTCACGCCGGAAAGCGTCAGCAAGGTACTGGAAAAAATCAGCGCCAGCGGCTATGGCGATAAACGCCTGTCACCGAAAGAAAGCGAAGTGTTACGCCTGTTTGCCGAAGGCTTCCTGGTGACCGAAATCGCCAGAAAGCTCAACCGCAGCATTAAGACTATCAGCAGCCAGAAGAAATCGGCCATGACCAAACTGGGCGTGGACAACGATATTGCGTTGTTAAACTACCTCTCCTCGGTCGGCGTGTCGCCGTCTGACAAAGAGTAA
- the rcsC gene encoding two-component system sensor histidine kinase RcsC — protein sequence MFSRADNLYGIPLKVIASFQTTLKVSRYMFRVLATTLWILGALISVFYVNKELNQRESHLRQIFSLNFEQSLGYIRHTTDIARELRYIAANRFSTPTLSRERPSTKKTPFSLYPLSPTFNCAEQYAKNPAQLQSLSSFFEQWHDDFSSVYDLNRIFFVDGSQQCLVDFSIRNQSLDSDSLLKSVQERLQNQKSNLTGNRREESLFWVTPGPTPEVGYLYALTPVYVDNHLVTMMGIEQTIRLDDFILNGDLPFSVRLLDQNDRVLLQLTNNQSGGNIPGRYPDSNNYFGYSEGYSALLMKKALPPTSMAVVYSLPLEVLLMSLNTLMINIALLNLISAICLFLLTRLFERKIFLPAERNAFQLEENEQFNRKIVASAPVGICILRISDGTNILSNELAHNYLSLLTYEDRVRIIRIICEQQSKSLDVVTGRNHHLQISFVHSRYRNENVAICVLLDVSARVRMEESLQEMANAAEQASQSKSMFLATVSHELRTPLYGIIGNLDLLQTKSLPSDANRLVEAMQNSSSLLLKIISDILDFSKIESEQLKIEPSEFAPREMINHIVSNYLPLVVKKRLELYCYIDPRVPLQLMGDAVRLQQVLSNLLSNAIKFTDTGCIVFQVVCSDEGYLVFKVRDTGVGIDTRAVMKLFDPFFQAGTGVQRHFQGTGLGLAICEKLVSLMDGDITIESEPGLGSEFGIRIPLYRASYPQTVELPDVQGKTCWLQIRNAVMERYLLDLLQSYGLTVQRYEEELTVSHDDVMIIDHPPEVEPSTHACVEISGTHAGAAQETRTGYWLYSTAVLHELPTLLQRIYRGEEALSTAASSLSTVSYSRTENGDIRLLVVDDHPINRRLLADQLGSLGYQVITANDGLDALDVLAKNPVDIVLTDVNMPNMDGYRFTQRLREMGQTLPVIGVTANALAEERQRCLQAGMDNCLSKPVTLDTLQQSLSYYSNLVRQGNTV from the coding sequence GTGTTTTCCCGTGCTGACAACCTCTACGGTATCCCTTTGAAAGTTATCGCTTCTTTTCAGACTACCCTTAAAGTCTCCCGGTATATGTTCCGGGTGCTGGCGACCACGTTGTGGATTCTTGGCGCACTGATTTCAGTTTTTTATGTGAACAAAGAACTGAATCAACGGGAATCGCACCTGCGCCAGATTTTCTCACTCAATTTTGAACAGTCGCTGGGGTATATCCGCCATACTACAGATATTGCACGTGAATTACGGTATATCGCCGCCAATCGCTTCAGTACCCCGACGTTATCTCGCGAACGTCCATCGACCAAAAAAACGCCATTTTCTCTTTACCCGTTGTCACCCACGTTTAATTGCGCCGAGCAGTACGCAAAGAACCCCGCCCAGTTACAGTCACTGAGCAGTTTTTTTGAACAGTGGCATGATGACTTTTCGTCGGTGTATGACCTTAACCGTATCTTTTTTGTTGATGGCAGCCAGCAATGTCTCGTCGATTTTAGTATCCGCAATCAATCGCTGGATAGCGATAGCCTGTTGAAAAGTGTGCAGGAGCGGTTACAGAACCAGAAATCCAACCTGACCGGCAATCGCCGCGAGGAAAGCCTGTTTTGGGTGACACCAGGGCCGACGCCGGAAGTGGGTTATCTGTACGCGCTGACGCCAGTGTATGTTGATAATCATCTGGTCACCATGATGGGGATCGAGCAGACCATCAGGCTGGATGATTTCATACTCAATGGCGACCTGCCGTTTAGCGTCAGATTGTTAGATCAGAATGACCGTGTCTTGCTGCAACTGACCAATAACCAGTCTGGCGGTAATATTCCTGGCCGTTATCCCGACTCGAACAATTACTTCGGTTATAGCGAGGGGTATAGCGCGCTGTTGATGAAAAAGGCGCTACCGCCGACATCAATGGCGGTGGTGTATTCACTGCCACTGGAAGTGCTGCTGATGTCGCTCAATACGCTGATGATCAATATCGCGTTGTTGAACCTGATATCGGCTATCTGTCTGTTTTTATTGACGCGCCTTTTTGAACGCAAGATCTTTTTGCCAGCAGAGCGTAACGCGTTCCAACTGGAAGAGAATGAGCAATTTAACCGTAAAATCGTGGCCTCGGCCCCCGTCGGGATTTGTATTTTAAGGATTAGTGACGGCACCAATATTCTCAGTAATGAACTGGCCCACAATTACCTCAGCCTCCTGACGTATGAGGACCGGGTACGCATTATTCGTATCATTTGCGAACAGCAGTCCAAATCGCTGGATGTGGTGACCGGACGCAACCACCATTTGCAAATCAGTTTCGTACACTCACGCTATCGCAACGAGAATGTGGCCATTTGTGTCTTGCTTGACGTCAGCGCCCGGGTGCGTATGGAAGAGTCGTTGCAGGAAATGGCGAATGCCGCCGAGCAGGCCAGCCAGTCCAAATCGATGTTTTTGGCGACAGTCAGTCATGAACTGCGCACGCCGCTGTATGGGATTATTGGCAACCTGGATTTGCTGCAGACCAAATCGCTGCCTTCGGATGCCAACCGGCTGGTGGAGGCAATGCAAAACTCTTCATCGCTGCTGCTGAAGATCATCAGCGATATCCTTGATTTTTCGAAGATTGAATCGGAACAGTTGAAGATTGAGCCCAGCGAGTTTGCACCGCGTGAGATGATCAATCACATCGTGAGCAACTATCTGCCGCTGGTGGTGAAAAAGCGCCTCGAATTGTATTGCTATATCGACCCTCGCGTCCCCTTGCAATTGATGGGAGATGCGGTGCGGCTACAACAGGTGTTGAGTAATCTGCTCAGTAATGCCATCAAGTTCACCGATACCGGTTGTATCGTGTTTCAGGTGGTGTGCAGCGATGAAGGGTATCTGGTGTTTAAAGTGCGGGATACTGGGGTGGGAATCGATACCCGTGCCGTAATGAAGTTGTTTGACCCGTTCTTTCAGGCTGGAACCGGTGTGCAGCGCCATTTTCAGGGGACCGGGTTAGGGCTGGCGATTTGTGAAAAACTGGTTAGCCTGATGGATGGCGACATTACGATTGAATCCGAGCCTGGGCTTGGCAGTGAGTTCGGCATTCGTATTCCGCTTTACCGTGCGAGCTATCCGCAGACAGTCGAATTACCGGATGTGCAGGGAAAAACCTGCTGGTTACAGATTCGCAATGCGGTGATGGAGCGCTATCTGCTGGATTTACTCCAGTCCTACGGTCTGACCGTTCAGCGCTATGAAGAGGAGCTCACGGTAAGCCACGATGACGTGATGATAATTGACCATCCACCAGAGGTTGAACCGAGTACGCACGCCTGTGTGGAAATCAGCGGAACGCATGCCGGCGCTGCTCAGGAGACCCGGACTGGGTACTGGCTCTACAGTACCGCTGTATTACACGAACTGCCGACGTTGTTGCAGCGTATTTATCGCGGAGAAGAGGCGCTGTCGACGGCGGCGTCTTCCCTGTCGACGGTCAGCTACAGTCGTACTGAAAATGGCGATATTCGCCTGCTGGTGGTGGATGATCATCCTATTAACCGTCGGTTGCTGGCTGACCAGCTCGGTTCGCTCGGGTATCAGGTGATTACTGCCAATGACGGGCTGGATGCGTTGGACGTACTGGCGAAAAACCCGGTAGATATCGTCCTGACTGACGTCAACATGCCGAATATGGACGGTTACCGTTTCACACAGCGGTTGCGGGAGATGGGGCAGACACTACCGGTGATTGGTGTAACGGCTAACGCGTTAGCCGAAGAGCGGCAACGCTGCCTGCAGGCCGGGATGGATAATTGCCTGTCTAAACCGGTGACGCTGGATACATTGCAACAATCACTGTCGTATTACAGTAATCTGGTCAGGCAGGGTAACACGGTGTAA
- the gyrA gene encoding DNA topoisomerase (ATP-hydrolyzing) subunit A → MSDLAREITPVNIEEELKSSYLDYAMSVIVGRALPDVRDGLKPVHRRVLYAMSVLGNDWNKPYKKSARVVGDVIGKYHPHGDSAVYDTIVRMAQPFSLRYMLVDGQGNFGSIDGDSAAAMRYTEVRMSKIAHELLSDLDKETVDFVPNYDGTEQIPDVMPTRIPNLLVNGSSGIAVGMATNIPPHNLSEVINGCLAYIDDENISVEGLMAHIPGPDFPTAAIINGKRGIEEAYRTGRGKVYIRARAEVEADAKTGRETIIVHEIPYQVNKARLIEKIAELVKDKRIEGISALRDESDKDGMRIVIEIKRDAVGEVVLNHLYSQTQMQVSFGINMVALHQGQPKLMTLKEILAAFVRHRREVVTRRTIFELRKARERAHILEGLAIALVNIDPIIELIRHASTPADAKIALVAQAWELGSVAAMLERAGDDAARPEWLEPEFGIHDGKYHLTEQQAQAILDLRLQKLTGLEHEKLLDEYKELLTQIAELLFILRSPERLMEVIREELVAIREQYNDARRTEITHNSADINIEDLISQENVVVTLSHQGYVKYQPLTDYEAQRRGGKGKSAARIKEEDFIDRLLVANTHDTILCFSSRGRLYWLKVYQLPEASRGARGRPIINLLPLEQDERITAILPVREYEEGMNVFMATASGTVKKTALTEFSRPRSAGIIAVNLNDGDELIGVDLTDGSNEVMLFSAEGKVVRFSESAVRTMGRTATGVRGINLQDDDRVVSLIVPRGDGDILTVTQNGFGKRTAVTEYPVKSRATKGVISIKVSERNGKVVGAVQVDTADQIMMITDAGTLVRTRVSEVSIVGRNTQGVTLIRTAEEERVVGLQRVAEPVEDDELDSVVPVDGELPQEDIDEPDSDDDIPADDE, encoded by the coding sequence ATGAGCGACCTAGCCAGAGAAATTACACCGGTCAACATCGAGGAAGAGCTGAAAAGTTCATATCTGGATTACGCCATGTCCGTCATTGTCGGGCGTGCGTTACCGGACGTTCGCGATGGTCTAAAGCCGGTACACCGCCGCGTGCTGTACGCGATGAGTGTGCTGGGTAACGACTGGAACAAGCCTTATAAGAAATCGGCCCGTGTGGTCGGGGACGTTATCGGTAAATATCACCCACATGGTGATAGCGCGGTTTACGACACCATTGTGCGTATGGCCCAGCCGTTCTCGTTACGCTACATGCTGGTAGACGGGCAGGGTAACTTCGGTTCCATCGACGGCGACTCCGCCGCGGCGATGCGTTATACCGAAGTGCGCATGTCGAAGATTGCCCACGAACTGCTTTCCGATCTGGACAAAGAAACCGTGGATTTTGTGCCCAACTATGACGGCACAGAACAGATCCCGGACGTGATGCCCACCCGTATCCCCAACCTGCTGGTTAACGGCTCTTCCGGGATTGCGGTGGGGATGGCGACCAACATTCCGCCCCATAACCTGTCTGAAGTGATTAACGGCTGCCTGGCCTATATCGATGATGAGAACATTAGCGTTGAAGGGCTGATGGCTCACATTCCAGGGCCGGACTTCCCGACTGCCGCTATCATCAACGGCAAACGCGGTATTGAAGAAGCCTACCGTACTGGCCGCGGTAAGGTGTATATCCGCGCGCGCGCCGAAGTCGAAGCGGATGCCAAGACCGGTCGTGAAACCATCATCGTGCATGAAATCCCTTATCAGGTGAACAAAGCACGTTTGATTGAAAAGATAGCCGAACTGGTCAAAGACAAGCGCATCGAAGGTATCAGCGCGTTGCGTGATGAGTCCGACAAGGACGGCATGCGTATCGTTATTGAGATCAAGCGTGATGCCGTGGGCGAGGTGGTGCTTAACCATCTGTATTCCCAGACTCAGATGCAGGTGTCGTTCGGCATCAATATGGTGGCGTTGCATCAGGGACAGCCGAAGCTGATGACCCTGAAGGAAATTCTGGCGGCGTTTGTTCGTCACCGTCGTGAAGTGGTGACGCGCCGTACCATTTTCGAGCTGCGCAAAGCACGCGAACGTGCCCACATCCTGGAAGGTCTGGCGATTGCGCTGGTTAATATCGACCCCATTATCGAACTGATTCGTCATGCCTCGACCCCTGCTGATGCAAAAATTGCGTTGGTGGCTCAGGCGTGGGAACTGGGCAGCGTGGCTGCGATGCTGGAGCGTGCCGGTGATGACGCCGCGCGTCCGGAATGGCTGGAGCCGGAATTCGGTATCCATGACGGCAAATATCACCTGACCGAACAGCAGGCTCAGGCGATTCTGGATCTGCGTTTGCAGAAACTGACCGGTCTGGAACATGAAAAACTGCTGGATGAATACAAAGAACTGCTGACGCAGATAGCCGAGTTGCTGTTTATCCTGCGTAGCCCTGAGCGCCTGATGGAAGTTATCCGTGAGGAGTTGGTGGCGATTCGCGAGCAATATAACGATGCGCGCCGTACCGAGATCACCCACAATAGCGCTGACATCAACATTGAAGACCTGATCTCCCAAGAGAACGTGGTGGTGACCCTGTCTCATCAGGGGTATGTGAAGTATCAGCCGTTGACCGATTATGAAGCCCAGCGTCGTGGTGGTAAGGGTAAATCTGCCGCTCGTATCAAAGAAGAGGACTTTATTGACCGTCTGCTGGTGGCGAATACTCACGATACTATCCTGTGTTTCTCCAGCCGTGGTCGCCTCTATTGGCTGAAGGTCTATCAGTTGCCGGAAGCTAGCCGCGGTGCGCGTGGTCGTCCGATTATTAACCTGTTGCCGTTGGAACAGGATGAACGTATTACCGCCATTCTGCCGGTACGTGAGTACGAAGAAGGGATGAACGTGTTCATGGCGACGGCCAGCGGTACGGTCAAGAAGACCGCGCTGACTGAATTCAGCCGTCCGCGTAGCGCCGGTATTATCGCGGTCAATCTGAATGACGGCGATGAACTGATTGGCGTCGATCTGACCGACGGCAGCAACGAAGTGATGTTGTTCTCCGCCGAAGGCAAGGTGGTACGTTTCTCTGAGTCCGCAGTGCGTACGATGGGACGTACGGCTACCGGGGTACGTGGCATCAATCTGCAGGATGACGATCGCGTCGTGTCGCTGATTGTTCCACGCGGTGATGGCGATATTCTGACCGTGACGCAAAACGGCTTCGGTAAGCGTACAGCCGTGACCGAGTACCCGGTGAAATCGCGTGCCACTAAGGGCGTGATTTCCATCAAGGTCAGCGAGCGCAACGGCAAAGTGGTCGGTGCGGTGCAGGTTGATACCGCCGATCAGATCATGATGATCACCGATGCCGGTACGCTGGTGCGCACCCGCGTATCCGAGGTCAGCATTGTTGGCCGTAACACTCAGGGGGTCACCTTGATCCGTACCGCTGAGGAAGAGCGCGTGGTCGGCCTGCAGCGTGTGGCTGAGCCGGTGGAAGACGATGAACTCGATAGCGTGGTACCGGTTGATGGTGAACTACCGCAAGAGGATATCGACGAGCCGGACAGCGATGATGATATTCCCGCAGACGATGAGTAA
- the rcsD gene encoding phosphotransferase RcsD, translating into MPAVIVRFFLLFILLLLLMTGTYSYNYVTGWMTEKKSTLTDIAEGMQKRIDAYRFFTDQIYKNLINDASAPTPPNVNLITLMPNVFYVEKSGHKTDALVFGPYDKSTLGTMQRMSQYLDVLWGAKTDIYSMYYLNGQDNSLTMISTQPLKDISSQFRGSYLSSMVESRKAEMLQQANTLDERESFSPLRKLRFYNDYYFTLRTTFNQPGHLATVIAFDLSINDLIPHSLSQDGFILRQQTPPVNADASADNDIPTDIRRQGSLLEISAQLMNAPIKLVYAIPLGRLVADMLRNNIWLIALNLALLFISLAWFYALRRYYARPKDDLSHHLQEQQRMYSEIVSRIPIGVLVYDFSNNKVMVANALAERLYPHLSLKKISTLAEEHQGVIQATVDNEMYEVRVFHSQHTPSLCLFLLREQDQEILITKKLQLAQREFDKNVSVRKRLFRNLSQEFRQPLSAAHQLALALRHIDTPSEQQKAIQTLIAETSSAIRLMENIALQARLETAEWHLVHGSFSPLTLFDDLILELLPRIQQKGLKLFNHYKLDPRQTYLGDSELLKKTLSLLLDYSITNTDYGKITLTCELSTHAADQLLIRISDTGTDISGMERDNLVHPFATTPLSDRFRHNSGLTLFLCNQLCNKLGGQLQINSRPGLGTQYVLTLKMQPEPLPAQEDEKLLDDITLLLNITSDEVRTIVSRMAGNWGADVVVYDERLVNQDADITITDDPNRVNSDTLLVTSDDTQLIPLGHRRLRTNYNISQLLQDGLLKLIEQQLETGNDDGRSEEQDDIGFYVRQLHNSDYYSLFVDTVPEDIKRLYTEAQNGDFLSLAQTAHRLKGVFAMLNLHPGKQLCEALEKLITTQDRAQIEDHLQQIDSFVTALLQPGGQQYE; encoded by the coding sequence ATGCCTGCGGTTATCGTGCGTTTTTTCCTGCTGTTTATTCTGTTATTGCTGCTGATGACCGGCACCTATAGCTATAACTACGTTACTGGCTGGATGACGGAGAAAAAGTCCACCCTGACAGACATTGCGGAAGGCATGCAAAAGCGTATTGACGCCTATCGTTTTTTTACCGACCAGATTTACAAAAACCTCATCAATGATGCCAGCGCGCCGACTCCCCCTAACGTCAATCTGATTACGCTGATGCCGAACGTGTTTTATGTCGAGAAAAGTGGTCATAAAACCGATGCATTGGTATTCGGCCCCTACGACAAGAGCACCCTCGGCACCATGCAACGGATGTCGCAATATCTGGATGTATTATGGGGCGCGAAGACGGATATCTACTCGATGTACTACCTCAACGGGCAGGACAATAGCCTGACGATGATATCCACCCAGCCGCTGAAAGATATCTCGTCGCAATTCCGTGGTAGTTATTTGTCATCCATGGTGGAGTCACGCAAAGCCGAGATGCTACAGCAGGCGAATACGCTGGATGAACGTGAAAGTTTTTCCCCTTTGCGTAAACTGCGTTTTTACAACGATTACTATTTTACGCTGCGTACCACTTTCAATCAGCCCGGACATCTGGCGACTGTCATTGCATTTGATTTATCAATCAATGATTTAATTCCACACTCGCTATCTCAAGACGGCTTCATCCTTCGACAGCAGACACCACCGGTCAACGCCGACGCCAGCGCTGATAACGACATTCCCACCGACATTCGTCGCCAGGGTTCCTTACTGGAAATCTCCGCCCAGTTAATGAACGCGCCGATCAAGCTGGTATATGCCATTCCGTTGGGCCGACTGGTGGCGGATATGCTACGCAATAATATCTGGCTGATTGCGCTCAATCTGGCGTTGCTATTTATCTCACTGGCGTGGTTTTACGCGTTACGACGCTACTATGCCCGCCCCAAAGATGACCTGTCACATCACCTGCAAGAACAGCAGCGGATGTACAGCGAAATTGTCAGCCGTATCCCGATAGGCGTACTGGTTTACGATTTCAGCAACAATAAAGTGATGGTGGCAAACGCACTGGCGGAAAGGCTGTACCCTCACCTTAGCCTAAAGAAAATCTCCACGCTGGCAGAAGAACATCAAGGGGTGATCCAGGCTACTGTGGATAATGAAATGTACGAAGTCCGCGTTTTTCACAGCCAGCACACGCCTTCACTGTGCCTGTTCCTGTTACGCGAACAGGATCAGGAGATACTGATTACCAAAAAGCTGCAGTTGGCACAGCGGGAGTTCGACAAGAATGTGTCGGTTCGAAAACGCCTGTTCCGCAATCTGAGTCAGGAGTTCCGACAACCGTTGTCCGCTGCGCACCAATTGGCGCTGGCATTACGTCACATCGATACGCCGTCAGAGCAGCAAAAAGCGATCCAGACGCTAATAGCCGAGACCAGCAGTGCTATCCGTCTGATGGAAAACATCGCCCTGCAAGCACGGCTGGAAACCGCTGAATGGCATCTGGTGCATGGCTCGTTTTCACCGCTGACGTTATTCGACGATTTAATCCTGGAGCTACTGCCGCGTATCCAGCAAAAAGGGCTTAAGCTGTTCAATCACTACAAACTTGACCCACGCCAGACCTATCTGGGCGACAGCGAATTGCTGAAGAAAACCCTGTCGTTACTGCTGGATTACTCCATCACCAATACCGATTACGGCAAAATTACCCTCACTTGCGAGCTGTCGACCCATGCTGCCGATCAGTTGCTGATCCGAATCAGCGACACCGGCACGGATATCTCCGGCATGGAGCGAGATAATCTGGTGCATCCGTTCGCCACAACCCCACTTTCCGATCGCTTCCGCCACAATTCCGGATTAACCCTATTTTTATGCAATCAACTGTGCAACAAACTGGGCGGTCAACTGCAAATCAATAGTCGGCCAGGGCTTGGCACCCAGTATGTGCTGACCTTGAAAATGCAGCCGGAGCCACTGCCTGCGCAAGAAGATGAGAAATTATTGGACGATATCACACTGCTTCTGAATATCACCTCGGACGAAGTTCGTACCATTGTGAGCCGTATGGCTGGCAACTGGGGTGCGGATGTCGTGGTTTATGACGAGCGGCTGGTGAATCAGGATGCAGATATCACGATTACCGATGATCCCAACAGGGTGAATAGCGATACGTTACTGGTCACCAGTGACGATACGCAGTTGATCCCGCTGGGGCACCGTCGTCTGCGTACCAATTACAACATCAGCCAACTGCTGCAGGACGGTCTGCTAAAACTGATCGAACAGCAACTGGAGACAGGCAACGATGATGGCCGGTCTGAAGAACAGGATGATATCGGCTTCTATGTCCGTCAGTTACACAACAGTGACTACTATTCCTTGTTTGTTGATACAGTACCGGAGGACATAAAGAGACTATATACTGAAGCCCAAAATGGCGATTTTTTGTCACTCGCGCAAACCGCACACCGCCTGAAGGGTGTCTTTGCCATGTTGAATCTTCATCCCGGCAAGCAGTTATGTGAAGCGCTGGAAAAGCTTATTACCACCCAGGATCGTGCGCAGATAGAAGACCATCTTCAGCAGATAGACAGTTTTGTCACAGCACTATTGCAGCCTGGTGGCCAACAATACGAGTAA